The following coding sequences lie in one Niabella agricola genomic window:
- a CDS encoding Uma2 family endonuclease: MPHYTYDDWVHWEGRRELIDGIPIAMGPMPQPKHQRVAVEIRYAFINTLKACSCQQCHSYDRWIIRSLKIPFWFRMY; this comes from the coding sequence TTGCCGCATTATACATATGATGACTGGGTGCATTGGGAAGGCCGCCGGGAGTTGATCGACGGCATTCCGATTGCCATGGGTCCCATGCCGCAGCCAAAGCACCAGCGTGTGGCTGTTGAAATCCGGTATGCCTTTATAAACACATTGAAAGCCTGTTCCTGTCAACAATGCCATTCTTATGATCGCTGGATTATAAGATCTCTGAAGATACCATTCTGGTTCCGGATGTACTGA
- a CDS encoding Uma2 family endonuclease: MTKAYLDSATVLVVEVLSPATALRDRHTKYALYEQQGILYYLIADPEKEALEIYQLVNNRYELQPATSAFSFDLEKDNGIHVDYAAIWS, encoded by the coding sequence ATCACCAAAGCCTACCTGGATTCTGCTACTGTATTAGTGGTGGAAGTATTATCACCTGCTACCGCATTGCGCGACCGGCATACCAAATATGCGTTATACGAACAGCAGGGCATTCTTTATTACCTGATCGCCGACCCTGAAAAAGAAGCCCTCGAAATTTATCAGCTTGTAAACAACCGATATGAGCTGCAGCCGGCCACATCGGCTTTTTCATTTGACCTTGAGAAAGATAATGGGATCCATGTTGACTATGCGGCTATCTGGAGTTAA
- a CDS encoding dihydroorotase: MQTFLIRNIHIVNEGQISTGDVLIRNGKIEKIAGSIAVQTGLTEINGEGRYLLPGVIDDQVHFREPGLTHKATIYTESKAAVAGGVTSFMEMPNTVPPAFTLDLLEHKYEIARNTSLANYSFFIGTNNQNADDALMANQYKDRICGIKAFMGSSTGNLLVDNPLVLEKLFAGSELLIATHCEDERIIKANMQKALESGKELTAADHPVIRDAEACFESSFYAVQLAKKHGSRLHILHISTEKELQLFTNMLPLKEKRITAEVCVHHLHFTADDYAIQGNLIKCNPAIKAPHNREALWNALLDDRLDLIATDHAPHTWEEKQEPYLKAHAGVPLVQHSLPLMLYYVKQGRISIEKVVEKMSHAVADCFQIKDRGYIREGYQADLVIADMNAPFAVKKDNILYKCGWSPFENIDGRGTPFEFPASISHTFVNGNLVYGNGQWNESVKGARLLFNR, from the coding sequence ATGCAAACATTTCTGATCAGGAACATACATATTGTAAATGAAGGACAAATCAGTACAGGCGACGTGCTGATCCGGAACGGAAAAATTGAAAAGATCGCCGGCAGTATTGCTGTTCAAACCGGCCTGACCGAAATCAACGGGGAAGGCAGGTACCTACTGCCCGGCGTTATTGACGACCAGGTACATTTCCGCGAGCCGGGACTCACGCATAAAGCCACTATTTATACCGAAAGCAAGGCCGCGGTAGCCGGCGGTGTAACCAGTTTTATGGAAATGCCCAATACCGTCCCCCCTGCCTTTACCCTGGACTTACTTGAACATAAATATGAGATCGCGCGCAATACTTCGCTGGCCAATTATTCTTTTTTTATCGGCACCAACAACCAGAATGCAGATGATGCGCTGATGGCCAATCAATATAAGGACCGGATCTGCGGCATTAAGGCGTTTATGGGCTCCAGCACCGGGAACCTGCTGGTAGATAATCCCCTGGTACTGGAAAAACTATTTGCCGGAAGTGAGCTGCTGATCGCCACCCATTGTGAAGATGAACGCATCATTAAAGCCAATATGCAAAAAGCCCTTGAGTCCGGAAAGGAACTTACGGCTGCCGACCACCCGGTGATCCGTGACGCGGAAGCCTGCTTTGAATCTTCATTTTATGCCGTTCAGCTGGCCAAAAAACATGGTTCCCGCCTGCATATCCTGCACATCAGCACAGAAAAGGAATTGCAGCTGTTTACCAATATGTTGCCGCTTAAAGAGAAACGGATCACCGCCGAGGTATGCGTGCATCATCTTCATTTTACGGCGGATGATTATGCCATCCAGGGAAATCTTATTAAATGCAATCCCGCTATTAAAGCACCGCACAACCGGGAGGCCCTGTGGAATGCGCTGCTGGACGACCGGCTGGACCTCATTGCTACCGATCATGCTCCCCATACCTGGGAAGAAAAACAAGAACCCTATCTCAAAGCCCATGCAGGCGTACCCCTGGTTCAGCATTCGTTGCCGCTGATGCTTTATTATGTAAAACAGGGAAGGATCTCTATCGAAAAAGTGGTGGAAAAAATGAGCCATGCTGTAGCTGACTGCTTCCAGATCAAAGACCGTGGTTACATTCGTGAGGGGTACCAGGCCGACCTGGTCATTGCAGACATGAATGCTCCTTTTGCCGTAAAAAAGGACAATATTTTATATAAATGCGGCTGGAGCCCTTTTGAAAACATAGACGGCAGGGGCACTCCTTTCGAATTTCCGGCAAGCATCAGCCATACCTTCGTAAACGGAAATTTAGTTTATGGAAATGGACAATGGAATGAGTCTGTAAAAGGAGCGCGGTTACTATTTAACCGGTAA
- a CDS encoding MutS-related protein: protein MQIDGISFNDIAIFHPEEDYSIFHKLNFTRTFGGREWLRHFFSNPFNDIEKIRGTQRILSKLILHVDEWPEDITNGTILVMDRFLDYALDRVSNSPNALDAAIYRVLHHADYAMVRFSINHFADFFRSIRKIASLLNGVALPASFSIYIERIEQLLKIEAFSQLSESVKDQSFSMSKNLYYAGQLREAHKHAIQELMDIYSRLDAWYSMAMAVKQYNLAFPEFTDQNTPVIEAKGLYHILLQKPVPYDLDITQKNNFLFLTGANMAGKSTLIKSVGAAVFLAHIGMGVPARSMKLTLFDGLISNINVVDNIVKGESFFFNEVQRIRNTVEKVSNGQKWLVLIDELFKGTNVQDAMRCSLAVIRGLLKVKSSLFILSTHLYEIGEELETTPAISFKHFETTINDDTLSFSYQLKEGISKDRLGYFILKKEKVVEMLDRL from the coding sequence ATGCAGATCGACGGCATCTCTTTTAACGACATCGCTATCTTTCATCCGGAAGAGGATTATTCCATCTTTCACAAACTGAACTTCACCCGCACCTTTGGGGGACGGGAATGGTTGCGGCATTTTTTCTCTAATCCGTTCAACGATATCGAAAAGATACGGGGCACACAACGCATCCTCAGTAAACTGATCCTGCATGTAGATGAGTGGCCGGAGGATATTACCAACGGAACCATCCTGGTAATGGACCGGTTTCTGGATTACGCACTGGATCGCGTCAGCAACAGTCCAAACGCGCTGGATGCCGCTATTTACAGGGTGCTGCACCATGCCGATTATGCCATGGTGCGCTTTTCGATCAATCATTTTGCCGATTTTTTCCGAAGCATCCGGAAGATCGCCTCCCTGTTAAACGGAGTGGCATTGCCCGCAAGCTTCAGCATCTATATAGAGCGGATCGAACAGCTCCTGAAGATAGAAGCTTTTAGCCAGTTGTCTGAATCGGTAAAGGATCAATCTTTTTCCATGAGCAAGAACCTGTATTACGCCGGCCAGCTACGGGAAGCTCATAAACACGCCATACAGGAACTGATGGACATTTACAGCCGCCTGGATGCATGGTATTCGATGGCGATGGCTGTAAAGCAGTATAACCTGGCCTTCCCGGAATTTACCGACCAGAACACCCCGGTGATTGAAGCAAAGGGACTTTACCATATCCTGCTTCAAAAACCTGTTCCCTATGATCTGGACATCACACAAAAAAACAACTTCCTGTTTCTTACGGGGGCGAATATGGCGGGCAAAAGCACCCTTATCAAATCAGTAGGCGCCGCTGTATTCCTGGCCCATATCGGCATGGGCGTACCGGCCCGGTCGATGAAGCTGACCCTTTTCGACGGCCTGATCAGCAATATTAATGTAGTGGACAACATTGTAAAAGGCGAAAGTTTTTTCTTTAACGAAGTACAGCGGATCCGGAACACTGTAGAAAAAGTAAGCAATGGCCAGAAATGGCTGGTACTGATCGACGAATTGTTTAAAGGCACCAATGTACAGGATGCCATGCGCTGCTCCCTGGCGGTCATCCGCGGATTGCTGAAAGTAAAAAGCTCGCTGTTTATACTTTCTACCCATTTATACGAAATCGGAGAAGAACTGGAAACCACCCCGGCCATTTCTTTTAAACATTTTGAAACCACCATAAATGATGATACACTTTCCTTCAGCTACCAGCTAAAAGAAGGCATCAGCAAGGACCGCCTGGGATATTTTATCCTGAAAAAAGAAAAGGTAGTGGAAATGCTGGACCGGCTGTAA
- a CDS encoding TonB-dependent receptor — protein sequence MLHRCFVYQKFLRCALLAGLLAQLNMAAQTKESTSATAAGDTMVLKMVTVSGSKNHQMNKTLPVAVLSGNELRKRSGQNLAQVLQDVPGISMLQTGATISKPVINGLHGNRILLINNGVKQEGQQWGAEHAPEIDPAIAGAIHVLKGAAGVRYGAEAMGGVIVLDPPKLPFGKQVSGEAGTAWASNGRMFGGGFTLKGGWVNHPEWAWRIQGSSRKSGNFKTADYFLNNTGVRELNFSAEAGFRKKRWMLSAYGSYVHTALGIFSGAHIGDTADLKVRMQHEMPFETGNFSYRIDAPRQQVVHRLYKTTARYQLSDSNRIECWYAYQEDQRKEFDLRGAAGKILCGGWRPAEW from the coding sequence ATGTTGCATCGGTGTTTTGTATATCAGAAATTTTTAAGATGCGCGCTGCTGGCGGGTTTGCTGGCACAGCTGAATATGGCGGCACAAACAAAAGAAAGCACTTCAGCAACGGCCGCTGGGGATACAATGGTGTTGAAAATGGTGACGGTATCCGGCAGCAAGAATCATCAAATGAACAAAACGCTTCCGGTTGCCGTGCTTTCGGGGAACGAATTGAGAAAGAGGAGCGGACAAAACCTGGCGCAGGTGCTGCAGGATGTACCAGGTATATCCATGCTTCAAACAGGAGCGACTATTTCCAAACCGGTGATCAATGGCCTGCATGGTAATCGTATCCTTCTCATCAATAACGGCGTAAAGCAGGAAGGACAACAATGGGGGGCGGAGCATGCCCCGGAGATTGATCCGGCTATTGCAGGAGCGATCCATGTATTAAAAGGTGCGGCCGGCGTACGCTACGGAGCTGAAGCCATGGGAGGTGTAATTGTGCTGGATCCGCCGAAGCTTCCTTTTGGGAAACAGGTTAGTGGTGAAGCAGGCACTGCATGGGCATCGAACGGGCGCATGTTTGGCGGCGGATTTACCTTGAAGGGCGGCTGGGTGAATCATCCGGAATGGGCCTGGCGTATACAGGGAAGCAGCAGGAAAAGCGGCAATTTTAAAACAGCTGATTATTTTCTGAACAACACCGGCGTAAGAGAATTGAACTTTTCTGCAGAAGCCGGGTTCCGGAAAAAACGGTGGATGCTATCGGCCTATGGAAGTTACGTGCATACAGCGCTGGGTATTTTTTCCGGCGCGCATATAGGGGATACCGCAGACCTTAAAGTGCGTATGCAACATGAAATGCCTTTTGAAACGGGAAACTTTTCCTATCGGATCGATGCGCCCCGGCAGCAGGTGGTACACCGGTTATACAAAACGACGGCACGGTATCAGTTAAGCGACAGCAATCGCATAGAATGCTGGTATGCTTATCAGGAAGACCAGCGGAAGGAGTTTGACCTGAGAGGGGCTGCAGGTAAAATTCTATGCGGCGGATGGAGACCTGCTGAATGGTGA
- the yihA gene encoding ribosome biogenesis GTP-binding protein YihA/YsxC — MEIVSAAYVKSSAEYMQCPKADRPEYAFIGRSNVGKSSLINMLCNKKALAKTSAAPGKTQLINHFEIISGYRDKSGKMERKSWYLVDLPGYGYAKVSQKQRKGWSMMIEKYILKRENLVSLFVLIDSRHEPQKLDLEFINQLGEWGIPFALVFTKADKNKPGATIRTVEAFLNMLKDSWEALPPYFVTSAVDKLGRDEVLGYIATLNTGDAVA, encoded by the coding sequence ATGGAAATAGTATCTGCTGCTTACGTTAAAAGCAGCGCGGAATATATGCAGTGCCCCAAGGCCGACCGGCCCGAATATGCTTTTATCGGAAGAAGTAATGTGGGTAAGTCCTCACTCATCAATATGCTCTGCAATAAAAAGGCGCTGGCTAAAACATCTGCGGCCCCGGGTAAAACACAACTGATCAATCATTTTGAAATTATTTCGGGGTACCGGGATAAGAGCGGAAAAATGGAACGCAAATCCTGGTACCTGGTGGACCTTCCCGGCTATGGATATGCCAAGGTCTCGCAAAAACAACGCAAAGGATGGTCGATGATGATTGAAAAATATATTCTTAAAAGGGAGAACCTGGTAAGTTTATTTGTATTGATCGACAGTCGTCATGAACCACAAAAACTCGACCTGGAATTTATCAATCAACTGGGTGAATGGGGTATTCCTTTTGCATTGGTGTTTACCAAAGCCGACAAAAACAAGCCGGGTGCGACTATCCGCACAGTGGAAGCGTTTTTGAATATGCTGAAAGATAGTTGGGAAGCATTGCCGCCGTATTTTGTGACTTCCGCCGTAGACAAACTGGGAAGGGACGAAGTGCTGGGATATATAGCCACCTTGAACACCGGTGATGCGGTAGCATAA
- a CDS encoding GntR family transcriptional regulator, with protein sequence MSIFKYIELDVLSATPKYQQLAQSIMNAIADGSIQQNDLLPSINELSYEFEISRDTAEKAYKQLKRMGVLGSVPGKGYFVKTAELQSSLKIFLLFNKLSTHKKIIYDAFVKTLGPAALIDFYIYNNDFNLFKKLLSGIEKPYTHFVIIPHFLEGGAGASEIINGLPKEKLILLDKLVPGISGDFSAVYENFEEDIYQALEQALGRLRQYETIKIIVPEYSYFPEEITKGFKRFCGQYAFHGEVVHHIQKEPIASKEVYICLMEDDLVTLVDKIMAARLEIGEDVGVISYNETPLKRLILRGITTFSTDFAAMGEETARLILSGEKRQVAVPFHLRLRPSL encoded by the coding sequence ATGAGTATTTTTAAATATATTGAACTGGATGTTTTATCTGCCACACCTAAGTATCAGCAATTGGCTCAGTCCATTATGAATGCCATTGCAGATGGCAGCATTCAGCAAAACGATCTTTTGCCTTCGATTAATGAATTGAGTTATGAGTTTGAGATTTCCCGCGATACAGCAGAAAAAGCGTACAAACAGCTGAAACGGATGGGGGTGCTGGGGTCAGTGCCGGGGAAAGGGTATTTTGTAAAAACTGCAGAACTCCAGAGCTCACTGAAAATTTTCCTGCTGTTTAATAAACTGAGCACGCACAAGAAGATTATTTATGATGCGTTCGTAAAAACATTGGGCCCTGCAGCGCTTATTGATTTTTACATTTACAACAATGATTTCAATCTGTTTAAAAAGTTGCTGTCCGGAATCGAGAAACCGTATACTCATTTTGTGATCATTCCACATTTTTTGGAAGGAGGAGCAGGTGCATCGGAGATCATCAATGGCCTTCCGAAAGAAAAGTTAATCCTGTTAGATAAGCTGGTACCCGGCATCAGCGGCGATTTCAGCGCTGTATACGAAAATTTTGAAGAAGATATTTACCAGGCGCTGGAACAGGCACTGGGCCGGCTGCGCCAATATGAAACAATAAAAATCATAGTACCGGAGTATTCCTATTTTCCTGAAGAAATTACCAAAGGCTTTAAGCGGTTTTGCGGGCAATATGCTTTTCATGGCGAAGTAGTGCATCATATTCAGAAGGAACCCATCGCTTCTAAAGAAGTATATATCTGCTTAATGGAAGATGACCTGGTAACGCTGGTAGATAAAATTATGGCCGCCCGGCTGGAGATTGGCGAGGATGTGGGTGTCATCAGTTACAATGAAACGCCCCTGAAGCGACTGATCCTCCGGGGAATCACCACCTTTTCTACCGATTTTGCCGCAATGGGTGAGGAGACCGCCCGGCTCATTCTCAGCGGCGAAAAACGGCAGGTTGCCGTGCCTTTTCATTTACGATTGCGCCCTTCCCTGTAA
- the ubiE gene encoding bifunctional demethylmenaquinone methyltransferase/2-methoxy-6-polyprenyl-1,4-benzoquinol methylase UbiE yields the protein MTEFSHDHIIPYQGSEKTKKEQVAEMFDRIAPRYDLTNRVLSGRTDVAWRRKAIGMLKKYRPQQILDIATGTGDMALRAYKMLEPQQVTGVDISAQMLEVGRQKISREGLSDRITLEPGDSENLQFPNNRFDAAMAAFGVRNFENLEKGLSEMYRVLKPGGQLLIIEFSRPKPGLFKGLYQIYMNVVAPQIAGLLKQNKEAYQYLNKSARAFPERKDFTDILQKVGFSNARYKALTLGICCIYTAEKR from the coding sequence ATGACAGAATTTTCGCACGATCATATCATTCCTTATCAAGGATCTGAAAAAACAAAGAAAGAACAGGTTGCTGAAATGTTTGACCGCATTGCACCCCGGTATGACCTTACCAACCGCGTGCTTTCGGGCCGCACAGATGTAGCCTGGCGCAGGAAAGCGATCGGCATGCTGAAGAAATACCGGCCGCAGCAAATACTGGATATTGCCACCGGAACCGGCGACATGGCATTGCGGGCGTATAAGATGCTGGAGCCGCAACAGGTAACCGGTGTTGATATCTCTGCCCAGATGCTGGAGGTAGGCCGGCAAAAAATTTCCAGAGAAGGACTGAGCGACCGGATCACTCTTGAACCGGGTGACTCTGAAAACCTGCAGTTTCCCAATAACCGCTTTGATGCAGCCATGGCTGCGTTCGGTGTCCGCAATTTTGAAAACCTGGAAAAAGGTTTATCGGAAATGTACCGGGTATTAAAACCCGGCGGTCAATTGCTCATCATCGAATTTTCGAGGCCTAAACCCGGGTTGTTTAAAGGGTTGTACCAGATTTATATGAACGTAGTGGCGCCGCAGATCGCCGGCCTTTTGAAACAGAATAAAGAAGCCTACCAGTACCTCAACAAATCGGCGCGGGCATTTCCGGAACGGAAGGATTTTACTGATATCCTGCAAAAAGTAGGCTTTTCCAATGCACGGTATAAAGCGCTTACGCTGGGTATCTGCTGCATATATACGGCGGAAAAACGATAA
- a CDS encoding ABC transporter substrate-binding protein codes for MRIVSLVPSITELLYTLGLEQEVIGITKFCIHPQAWFRTKTRVGGTKTLNLEKIIALKPDLIIANKEENVKEQVEVLAGRFPVLLTDVNDYTGALAMIRELGDHTNRKEEAHALTAVIEDAFASLDTGPPCTAVYFIWKDPWMTVGGDTFINDMMQKAGFINLYAPFNRYPVADLNALQAHPPEYFILASEPYPFGEQHKAALQELYPDVKILLADGELFSWYGSRMLKAPAYFRRLRMPR; via the coding sequence GTGAGAATCGTATCCCTTGTTCCATCAATAACAGAACTTTTATACACCCTGGGGTTGGAACAGGAAGTGATCGGCATCACTAAATTCTGTATTCATCCCCAGGCCTGGTTCCGGACCAAAACACGTGTGGGCGGCACCAAAACACTGAACCTGGAAAAAATCATTGCGTTAAAACCCGATCTGATCATCGCCAATAAGGAGGAGAATGTAAAAGAACAGGTGGAAGTACTGGCCGGCAGGTTCCCTGTTCTTCTCACCGATGTAAACGATTATACAGGTGCACTGGCAATGATCCGCGAACTCGGCGATCATACCAACCGGAAAGAAGAAGCCCATGCACTAACTGCAGTCATCGAAGATGCCTTTGCAAGCCTTGACACCGGTCCTCCCTGCACTGCGGTATATTTTATCTGGAAAGATCCCTGGATGACTGTTGGGGGCGACACGTTTATCAATGATATGATGCAAAAGGCAGGCTTTATCAATTTATATGCCCCCTTCAACCGGTACCCTGTAGCAGACCTGAACGCCTTACAGGCACACCCGCCTGAATACTTCATCCTTGCTTCCGAACCATACCCGTTCGGAGAGCAGCATAAAGCCGCATTACAGGAGCTTTACCCGGATGTAAAAATCCTGCTGGCCGATGGAGAACTCTTCAGCTGGTATGGCAGCCGGATGCTCAAAGCGCCGGCGTATTTCCGGCGGTTACGGATGCCTCGGTAA